Part of the Paenibacillus guangzhouensis genome is shown below.
TCATCTGTCATATAAATCCAGTTGCTATATACAATCATTTGTGATTAAATGTTTGTAGTTTTGTGCAAAAATTCAGAAACGATGCAAAATCGTAGGGGGATCTTATGAACAACGTGGTAAGTCAGAACAGTCTTGAAGGTGAACCAACCGAGACGCGAGGACAGCGGATCAAGACGCTCGCGGGGTCTATTCTCGGGTATGCGGCAGAAGGGCTCGATATGCTGCTTCTATCCTTTGTCCTTGTTTTTATTATTAAAGATTTCTCGCTAACGACGGTGCAAGCCGGGAACTTGACGTTAGCTACGACGATCGGGATGCTGGTCGGTTCGTATTTGTTCGGTTTTCTAGCGGATTTATTCGGCCGGATTAAGATGTTGTCGCTTACGATTCTATTATTCTCAGTCGCCACAGCACTCATCTATTTCGCTAATGATTATTGGCACCTGCTCACGCTCAGATTTTTTGTTGGTATGGGTGTCGGTGGGGAATTCGGGATTGGTATGGCAATTGTTACAGAAACATGGTCGAAAAAGATGCGTGCACGCGCGACGTCAGGCGTTGCATTCGGTTGGCAGCTCGGCGTGTTATGCGCATCATTCTTACCAGCATTGATCGTACCGCATTTCGGATGGCGCGCGGTGTTCTTGTTCGGATTGATACCTGCCTTGCTCGCGGTCTTCGTGCGTAAGAGCTTAAGTGAACCTAAAATGTGGGAAGTGAAGCAGAAGCGTAAGAAATTATTGCTTCAAAAAGAACGTGAAGGGACGATTCTCCCGGACGAGCAAGTGGAATTGAACAGCATGAAGAAGTTTCCGCTCCGGAGACTATTCGCGAATAAAAAGCTGACGATGACAACGATCGGCCTTATTGTCATGTCCTTTGTTCAGAACTTCGGCTACTACGGGATCTTCACCTGGATGCCGACGGTATTGTCTGAGAAGTACGGATTTACGCTTGCGAAGGCAAGTGGATGGATGCTTATCTCGACGATCGGGATGTTAATCGGGATTGGGGTCTTCGGGGTCTTGGCGGACCGTATTGGCCGTCGTAAAACCTTCACCATCTATTATGTAGGCGGA
Proteins encoded:
- a CDS encoding MFS transporter translates to MNNVVSQNSLEGEPTETRGQRIKTLAGSILGYAAEGLDMLLLSFVLVFIIKDFSLTTVQAGNLTLATTIGMLVGSYLFGFLADLFGRIKMLSLTILLFSVATALIYFANDYWHLLTLRFFVGMGVGGEFGIGMAIVTETWSKKMRARATSGVAFGWQLGVLCASFLPALIVPHFGWRAVFLFGLIPALLAVFVRKSLSEPKMWEVKQKRKKLLLQKEREGTILPDEQVELNSMKKFPLRRLFANKKLTMTTIGLIVMSFVQNFGYYGIFTWMPTVLSEKYGFTLAKASGWMLISTIGMLIGIGVFGVLADRIGRRKTFTIYYVGGTIYCIIYFFVLTDATSLLWGSALLGFFANGMMGGFGAILAEHYPSEARSTAENFIFGTGRGLAGFGPTVIGAIAIGGNIMGAMSLIFCIYPIGLLFMLLFVPETKGKALD